The Phormidium yuhuli AB48 DNA window TGGAGACTGGCAACGGGCCTTGGAACAATATCAATTTGCGGCCAGCAGTGACCCCAATGACCCGGAAGCTAAGATTTATCTCAATAATGCCCGGGCCCGACTGCGCAGTCGGGCCTTGCCACGAACCGTTGCGGTGGCAATTCCCATCAGTTCCAACCCCGACGAGGCCCGAGAAATCCTGCGGGGTGTGGCTCTGTCCCAAGATCAGTTTAATAACAGTTCCCCAACTCCGGATTGTTTGATGGAAGTGGCCCTGGTGGATGTGGATCGCTCTGAAGAATCCATCGAAGTGGCGGAAGCTCTCATTGCCAGTCCCCAAGTTCTGGGGCTGATTGGTCATGGAACCGATGAATATGCTCAGGAGGCCGTGCGACTGTACCAAGATGAGGGACTAACGGTGGTCTCTCCTCTGACGATGAGCGTCTCCATGTCCCCGACGGGTGCATCGCTCCTGAGAGTGTTGCCCTATCAGGAGGGTTCAGGGGAAATGCTCGATGGTTACCTCAAACGCAGTAGCGAAAGCCTGATTGACCACGCCAGTCGTGAATTGTCAAGTCCGCCTGTGGTTTCGGTCTTCTTCAACTCCGATGTGGCCTACAGTCGGCGGATGAAGGACACCTTCATTAGCACCTTGCAAGAAAAGGGCGTCTCGGTGACTCCCTTGGATATTCTCAGTGACATCTCCGCTTCCGCCGGGGGAGATGCGGCTAATATGATTAGTCGTGCTACCCAAGCTGGGGCAAATACTGCCTATCTGGCTCTGACGAAAGAGCGGATTAATGCCGCCTTGGCGATCGCCCGAGGGAATGTGGCCCAAAATAATCCCCTACTGCTCCTTGGGGCTGATGAACTGTTTAGCCCTTCCTTGCTCATCGAAGGAGGAAGTGCGGTGGAAGGAATGGTTTTAGCAATCCCCTGGAGTTGGTCCGATGACGACCCCTTCGCACAACAGGCGGCGGCCATGTGGCAGGGGCGCGTCAGTTGGCGAACGGCAACGGCTTTTGATGCAACTGAGGCTTTAGCGGGGGCCCTGAAAGGACAAAACCCGGATCAAACGGGAGGACTGAATCGTGCTGAGGTAGTTAATCGGTTGCGACAAGGACAGCCCATCTCCGGCGTGGCCGCTGATTTTAATGTTTTTGCTCAAGGGATTCCCCTGGTGGAAGTCGTCCGGGGAGAGGGGGGTCCCTCGGGGTCGAACTATCGCTTTGACCCGGTTGACACCCGTGAGACGGATGACTAGGGCAAGCTCTAGTCTCCGTTGAGAGGAATCTCTCTCGTCTTAGATCCATCTGAGCCAACCTTGCCCCTAATTTACTAAATCTGAGTTCTATGTCAAAATCTCGCTCAATGTGGCTTGAACCCATTGTACAGATCCCGCTCATTGTCTTTGGGATTTGTTTAATGGGCTATGCCCTATTCCGTTTCTTTGACTTTGGTTGGGCTACCAATCTCAAATGGATGTTGTTTTGGATGGGGGCAGCCTGGATTTCTCTGATGTGGGCGTTGACGTTGCCCCTGGATCGGGTGTTGTTTCAAGGGGTTTTTGGTCTGCCCTGGAATCTGGCAGGACAGCTGGCGATCGGTCATGCTTTGTTTTGGACGGTTGCTGTTTTCGGGATTCTCTTAAAATTGCTCCGGTTGCCGATTCCTGACATTCCCGATGTCCTCCCAGAATTTTTAGATCCTATTTTTCCACTACTGAGTTAAATTTGGGATTCAAGTTTGAACAAAATCCGGATGAACCGAGGAGGAACGCTGAACTGTAAAACACTCGAAATATAACGAACATTTCCTAAGATTTATTTCTTGTAAACATCGTCAAGGACGTATTACCATGCCAGCTGCTGTTGATGAAAAAAGTATGGTTCCCACGGTTCTCGTAGGAATTGGAGGGACTGGAGCCGAAGTGCTATCTCGGGTTCGGCGACTGGTTGAGGAGAGCTATGGGAGTTTGGAGAAATTCCCTATCGTTAGTTTTCTCACGGTAGATACGGACAAAGACTATAAGGTTACTAATCCTGAGTCCGCTGGTAGCCCGTTTAAAGATAATGAGAAATTTTGGGCGAGGGTTTCAGGAAAACAAGTTCAAGAGATTATTAGTAACTTAGAGAATTATCCCTGGATTAACTCCTGGTTTCCGGGTGAATTGGCTAAAAATATTAGTGGTTTAGAAGCCGGAGCGGGGCAAATTCGTGCCTGTGGACGGTTTGCCTTTTTCTGTAACTACTACGACATTCAGGCTAAATTTCGAGAGGCTTGTCGTCGGGTGAAAGGTCATGAAAACACCATGCTGGATCAGTATGGCATTCGGGTCAGTACTAATTCGGTGAATGTGTTCCTGACCGGGTCTCTCTCTGGGGGAACGGGGAGTGGCATGATTATTGATATGGGCTATTGTGTCCGCCATTGGCTGAGCGGAGAAGGAAGTAGTCTGGTGACGGCCATTGTGCCAATGCCCAATGCATTCTCGGGGATTAATGTGGGCGATCGCGTCCTGGCGAATGGTTATGCGGCCCTGATGGAGTTGAGTTATTTCTGTGATGAGCGGACTCAATATGTGGCTCAGTTTGGTTCAGCGGCGTCCAATGAAGTGCGTCGCCAGACGGGTCCCTTTGATTTCACCTACCTAGTGGGAACAAAAAACCCAGCCACGGAGTTTAAACTGGATGCGATTCGGGAGATTATTGCCCAAAATATCTTCCTGGATTTAACCTCCGATTTTGCCCCCCACAAACGCTCCATCCGCGATAATATCAAAAGTGCTTGGGCGAATAAAGACCCGGGGGGACGGGGCTATCCCAAAAATTTCATGAGTTTTGGTCTGTCAACGGTGGAGATTCCCATTAGTCAGATTCGCACCAGTTTAGCCCATCGTTTGGCGAAAGATGTGACAGATTGGTGGCTGAATGAAAAGGTGGAAAATCAGCCGGATATGTTGGAACTGGTGCGAGGAAATATTCTCAAAGATTTGCGCTTGACCGAAACAGAACTCCTGGCGGATTTACTCATGGCCAAAGATGAGTCATATCTGAATGTAATTTCTAAGTGGGCTTATGACATTCGCAATGAAATGGCTCAGGATAATTGGCTGCAATGTACCCAGCAGGGTGTGAATATGGTGGGGCGAGAACAGGGTAAGATTTTGGGATTCGTGGAGCAATTCCTCAAGCCGAAAGCCGATGAATATATCAAAGACCATTTCCGCGCCCTCAGCCCCGATGAGCGGCTCCATGGAGACTATCTCAAGAAGATTTATGGCAACCGGGATAAGTTGATTCAGCAGGGAAAACAAGCCTTAGAGACTGAGTTTTATCGAATTTTGGAAGACCGGACTCGGGGTCCACAATTTGCCAATGAATTTGTGGTGACGGTGCGCCAGGTGTTTGATGATGCTACGGCTCGTTTCCGGCGGGAACGAGAGGAGGTTTGGGAGCGTCGGGAACAGGGTCTTCAGGCGCAATATGACCAGGGATTGCAACTGATTAATGATTATAAGGATAAGTTTGGCATTACGAAACAGGCGAAAATGGAGGAGTATGCGGAAATGGCTCTGACGGGGTTGGAGGGGAGCCTAATCGCGGTGATTCAGCGAATTTCACGGACGGCGGCCTTGGTGGTTGTGGAACGGCTGCAAGAACATCTGACGAAGTTGGAACAGCGATTGGGCCGTTGGACGCAACGGATGGTTCAGTGGCGCGATCGCTTTGATAAGTTACAGAAACAAGATGCTGAGAATGCCGATGCTTTGGAAATCAACGGCATCAAACTGTTTGAGCGCCAAGAACTGAATGGTCTCTATGAAGATCTATTGGAACAGTTGGCTGGGGCGATTAGTGGTCCTCAGTCTCCCCGAGAGATTGGTTTAGAGCGCACTTGTGCCACCCTGTCTGAGGATGTTCTAAAAGCGGCCAGTCCTCTCTGGAAAGAAAATCGAGAGGCGGATGAGTATATGCGCCTGTTTGATGTCACTAAAATCGATGATGTGCGTGAGGACGACTTTCAGGAAATTATCTATCGGGGATGTCGGGAGGTGATTCAGAAGTCTCCGGAAAATAGTAAGTTAAAACGGGAGTTGGCAGCGTGTGAGCGGCTGTTGAAGCAGTATAACGATGAGAGTCAAATTGAGAGTCAACTGCGGATTGCCTATGATAAGTCTCAACCCTTGGTGCTTCTGGATCGGGCGGTGTTGAGTGGTAAGGATGCTCAGTTTAAGCCAGCGAAGAATACGAAAGTTGCTATTATTGGCGGGAAAAATACAGGCAATGCGGCGGCTCGGAAGATTATTCCCCGAATGCAGCAATTTATTGGCAGTGACGATGCGGTGACGCCTTTGGGAGAGTCGGAACGTCATCGGATTGTGTTTGTGCAAGAGATTGGGGGCTTTTCTCTGCGTTGTATTGATGGGATGAAGGAGTTACGCCAGTCCTATCAAGATTGGAAGGGGGAAACCATTGAGGCGCAACGGGCACAGTTGCGAGGGGAGGCTCGGGAGTTACCGATTCCGGTGCATATTCAAAAGGACCCTCCATTTTGGGATGTGTTTCCTGAGGATTCGGGAGTTTTTCGCTTGGTGTTACTGGCGCGGGTTTTGGGGGTGTTGCGTCAGGAGGAAAATCAGAAAACTAAGGAGCATTTGATTCGCTATAGCCGCCAAACGGTGATGGGGACGGAAAATGTCGATATCGCAGCGAATTGGGAGGAGTGCGTGCAAGTGTTGGAAGTCCGGGCTTGTCGGGGCGATCGCGAGGTGATTCAGGAACAAGTCGACCATCGTTTGCAAGCGGCTGAGACGGCGGATGAGAAGCAGGAACTCTATGAACTGTTTTTAGGTTATCTGAATCAGCGGGCCCTGGAGTTGCAAAAGATGGGTGGAAAGGATAGCCCTGAGTATAAGCGGGAAAATAATATCCTCCGGGATACGATTGAAACCTACAAACTCAAAACCCAGGAGTCACCTCCCCCGGTGGAACCTCCAGTGACGCGGGAGGCGCCCCCTCCTCAGGCTGAACAACTGGTTGCTGATGAGTCGAGCCAGCCGGATGGGCCGACGGAAACGATTTTCTGTACGAACTGTGGGACGAAGAATCCCGCTCACTCTAAGTTCTGTTATAACTGTGGAACTCGGTTGGTGGATGTTTAAATGTTCTGGCTGGTTACTGTTTAGATAGGAGGAGGATCAGGGCAAAATCCTGTCAAGGAGAAATACCATGTTGAACTTGAAAGCTAAAGGTTTCATTTCGGGGTTGGGGTTCAGTTTGATTCAACTCCTCTTGCTGGGTGCATTGCCCCTCCCCTCGGTTGAGGCTCAAACCCCCTGTAGTCCAGAGAGGGTCAGAACTCTGTCTGAACGCTTAAGGAATGAGTCTCCCCCCTCTCCGGAAAGTCGAGAAATTCGCTCTGAGCGACACCGTTTTAAGTTTCAAGTGCCAGCCAACTATCGGGCTGTGACCTTCAGAGATAGCATTCTGATTCTTTCTCCTGAAGCCTATGAATTTCATCAGTGCCAACCTCGTACCACCTTCTGGTACGCTGCCGCCATAATTTACGTCATGGACTCGGATTTTCCCCCAAGTTTTTCACTAGAGCAAGTGTTTGAACGACGACCCGCTGAACAACAAGAAGGTAGGGTTCAACGGGTCAGTCTAGCTGGAATACCGGCATTACGTTATCATGCCCATGAGGGGGGCGATGGTCTCACCCGACGTTACTTTTTTCGGTCACCTCAAGGAACTAAAACTATTACTATTTTCTCCTGGGTGAATTCAGTGAATGCTCGGGAACCTGAAGTTTTATCTCGAATTACGAATAACGTTGAGCTTTTGTTTTCTATAACGGAAGATCCACCCCGAGTTGGCATTGTTCCCACATTAGAGGTTTGTGGTCTAGCGGTTTGGAACGCTCCAGATGATAACTTGACCCATATCTTAACGGCA harbors:
- a CDS encoding tubulin-like doman-containing protein, coding for MPAAVDEKSMVPTVLVGIGGTGAEVLSRVRRLVEESYGSLEKFPIVSFLTVDTDKDYKVTNPESAGSPFKDNEKFWARVSGKQVQEIISNLENYPWINSWFPGELAKNISGLEAGAGQIRACGRFAFFCNYYDIQAKFREACRRVKGHENTMLDQYGIRVSTNSVNVFLTGSLSGGTGSGMIIDMGYCVRHWLSGEGSSLVTAIVPMPNAFSGINVGDRVLANGYAALMELSYFCDERTQYVAQFGSAASNEVRRQTGPFDFTYLVGTKNPATEFKLDAIREIIAQNIFLDLTSDFAPHKRSIRDNIKSAWANKDPGGRGYPKNFMSFGLSTVEIPISQIRTSLAHRLAKDVTDWWLNEKVENQPDMLELVRGNILKDLRLTETELLADLLMAKDESYLNVISKWAYDIRNEMAQDNWLQCTQQGVNMVGREQGKILGFVEQFLKPKADEYIKDHFRALSPDERLHGDYLKKIYGNRDKLIQQGKQALETEFYRILEDRTRGPQFANEFVVTVRQVFDDATARFRREREEVWERREQGLQAQYDQGLQLINDYKDKFGITKQAKMEEYAEMALTGLEGSLIAVIQRISRTAALVVVERLQEHLTKLEQRLGRWTQRMVQWRDRFDKLQKQDAENADALEINGIKLFERQELNGLYEDLLEQLAGAISGPQSPREIGLERTCATLSEDVLKAASPLWKENREADEYMRLFDVTKIDDVREDDFQEIIYRGCREVIQKSPENSKLKRELAACERLLKQYNDESQIESQLRIAYDKSQPLVLLDRAVLSGKDAQFKPAKNTKVAIIGGKNTGNAAARKIIPRMQQFIGSDDAVTPLGESERHRIVFVQEIGGFSLRCIDGMKELRQSYQDWKGETIEAQRAQLRGEARELPIPVHIQKDPPFWDVFPEDSGVFRLVLLARVLGVLRQEENQKTKEHLIRYSRQTVMGTENVDIAANWEECVQVLEVRACRGDREVIQEQVDHRLQAAETADEKQELYELFLGYLNQRALELQKMGGKDSPEYKRENNILRDTIETYKLKTQESPPPVEPPVTREAPPPQAEQLVADESSQPDGPTETIFCTNCGTKNPAHSKFCYNCGTRLVDV
- a CDS encoding ABC transporter substrate-binding protein, producing MSAPKPWTCTGKDKNGNPAASGEHPPHTNYGPFCTYGSCTLSRDEVVSDKGTRPGPGRKFLIPGAIALGLLVLVGGGMTLMNGNGGSRPIRGEMTPAGGNCLAGEFEGFISDQASQGRLISQGEQVLLTGTQPQNISQKRDASQSFRAGDWQRALEQYQFAASSDPNDPEAKIYLNNARARLRSRALPRTVAVAIPISSNPDEAREILRGVALSQDQFNNSSPTPDCLMEVALVDVDRSEESIEVAEALIASPQVLGLIGHGTDEYAQEAVRLYQDEGLTVVSPLTMSVSMSPTGASLLRVLPYQEGSGEMLDGYLKRSSESLIDHASRELSSPPVVSVFFNSDVAYSRRMKDTFISTLQEKGVSVTPLDILSDISASAGGDAANMISRATQAGANTAYLALTKERINAALAIARGNVAQNNPLLLLGADELFSPSLLIEGGSAVEGMVLAIPWSWSDDDPFAQQAAAMWQGRVSWRTATAFDATEALAGALKGQNPDQTGGLNRAEVVNRLRQGQPISGVAADFNVFAQGIPLVEVVRGEGGPSGSNYRFDPVDTRETDD